Proteins co-encoded in one Brassica rapa cultivar Chiifu-401-42 chromosome A02, CAAS_Brap_v3.01, whole genome shotgun sequence genomic window:
- the LOC103850549 gene encoding glucosamine inositolphosphorylceramide transferase 1-like — protein sequence MRRFLFFVSCFGLFALIAITYAWLAFPPHIGRTDHVSSSSLGCREDNEGSWSIGVFYGDSPFTLKPIETINVWRNESAAWPVANPVLTCVSLTNYGFPSNFVAGPFLYVQGDTLYMFFENKNPITMQGDIGVAQSTDKGATWKPLGIALDEPWHLSFPFVFNYNEQIYMMPESNQIGELRLYRAVNFPLTWKLEKVILQKPLVDSTILNHQGNYWLFGSDHSSFGHLEIWYSATPLGPWKPHKKNPIHNGARNGGRAFLHKGNLYRVGQASSESYEKKIRIYKIEILSKEEYREVQVPFDLETSHKGQNSWNGVRQHRFDVLQLSSGEYIGLVDGDRVTSGDLVFRVFLGSASLAGAITLVVLLGFFLGILNCIVPSTWCVKYYKGKRTDAVLNLETTSFVSEQLRRMCSRLNRVPPFLRGLVKPNSTFGRLTLGLLLVLGALLTCVGISYIYGGSGAVLPYTLRGHVSQFTLATMTYDARLWNLKMYVKHYSRCPSVKEILVIWNKGQPPELTELDSAVPVRIRVEKLNSLNNRFNIDPLIKTRAVLELDDDIMMPCDTIEKGFRVWREYPERLVGYYPRFVDETMSYSAEKFARSHKGYNMILTGAAFMDVGFAFGLYQSEKARLGREFVDEQFNCEDVLLNFLYANVSGLGKAVEYVRPSFAIDTSKFSGVAISGNTNDHYRKRSKCLRRFSDLYGSLSDRRWEFGGRKDGWDL from the exons ATGCGGCGTTTTTTGTTCTTCGTTTCCTGCTTTGGGTTGTTCGCTTTGATTGCCATAACGTACGCGTGGCTCGCGTTTCCGCCGCATATCGGACGCACGGATCATGTGTCCTCTTCTTCCCTAGGTTGCAGAGAGGATAACGAGGGTTCCTGGTCCATTGGCGTTTTCTATGGCGATTCTCCCTTCACTCTCAAACCCATCGAAACC ATTAATGTATGGAGGAACGAGAGTGCAGCATGGCCTGTAGCTAATCCAGTTTTAACATGTGTCTCCTTGACCAATTATGGCTTTCCAAGCAACTTTGTAGCTGGTCCATTTCTCTATGTACAG GGTGATACTCTTTACATGttctttgaaaataaaaaccCCATTACAATGCAAGGGGACATAGGAGTTGCACAAAGTACCGACAAAGGAGCAACTTGGAAACCTCTCGGTATAGCTCTGGATGAGCCTTGGCACTTATCTTTTCCTTTCGTCTTCAATTACAACGAACAA ATATACATGATGCCGGAGAGCAACCAGATAGGAGAGCTTCGTCTCTACCGTGCTGTTAACTTCCCTTTAACTTGGAAGCTAGAGAAAGTCATCTTACAAAAGCCGCTTGTTGATTCCACCATACTCAACCACCAAGGAAACTATTGGCTATTTGGATCAGATCATAGTAGTTTCGGACATCTAGAAATTTGGTACAGCGCCACTCCTCTTGGCCCATGGAAGCCACACAAGAAGAATCCTATCCACAACGGGGCAAGAAACGGAGGGAGAGCGTTTTTACATAAAGGTAATCTCTACCGTGTTGGTCAAGCTTCCAGTGAGAGTTATGAGAAAAAGATAcgaatttataaaatagagaTTCTTTCTAAGGAAGAGTATAGAGAAGTCCAAGTCCCCTTTGATTTAGAAACGTCACATAAAGGTCAAAACTCTTGGAACGGAGTTAGGCAGCATCGCTTCGATGTGTTACAGCTAAGCTCTGGCGAATACATTGGTCTTGTTGATGGTGACCGTGTAACATCAGGTGATCTGGTTTTTAGGGTTTTTCTAGGGTCTGCTTCTCTCGCAGGTGCTATTACACTTGTTGTGTTGCTAGGGTTTTTTCTTGGGATCTTGAACTGCATTGTTCCATCAACCTGGTGTGTGAAATACTACAAAGGAAAAAGAACCGATGCGGTCTTGAACTTGGAGACAACAAGTTTTGTGTCTGAACAGTTAAGAAGGATGTGTTCTAGGTTAAACCGAGTACCGCCTTTTCTCAGAGGACTTGTGAAACCTAACTCCACGTTTGGAAGATTGACACTAGGTTTGTTATTAGTTCTAGGAGCTTTGCTCACATGTGTAGGGATTAGTTATATATACGGTGGAAGTGGAGCGGTGTTGCCTTACACATTAAGAGGTCATGTATCTCAGTTCACGTTAGCAACTATGACGTACGACGCACGTCTCTGGAACCTAAAAATGTACGTGAAGCATTACTCTCGATGCCCTTCTGTGAAAGAGATCCTTGTCATATGGAACAAAGGACAACCTCCTGAACTTACCGAGCTAGACTCGGCCGTGCCAGTTAGAATCCGAGTCGAGAAGCTGAACTCTCTAAACAACAGGTTCAATATCGACCCGTTGATTAAAACAAGAGCCGTTCTTGAGCTTGACGATGATATAATGATGCCTTGTGATACCATCGAGAAAGGGTTTAGAGTGTGGAGAGAGTATCCGGagagacttgttggatactaccCGCGTTTTGTTGATGAGACAATGAGTTATAGTGCTGAGAAGTTTGCGAGAAGTCATAAGGGATACAATATGATTCTCACTGGAGCAGCGTTTATGGACGTTGGTTTCGCGTTTGGTTTGTATCAGTCGGAGAAGGCGAGGCTTGGTCGAGAGTTTGTGGACGAGCAGTTTAATTGTGAAGACGTTTTGTTGAATTTTTTGTATGCTAATGTGAGTGGTTTGGGAAAGGCTGTGGAGTATGTGAGACCCTCTTTTGCTATTGACACTTCGAAATTTTCTGGTGTAGCGATTAGTGGGAATACGAATGACCATTACAGGAAGAGAAGCAAGTGTCTTAGGAGATTCTCTGACTTGTATGGGAGTTTGTCTGATAGGAGATGGGAGTTTGGTGGGCGAAAAGATGGGTGGGATTTGTAG
- the LOC103850550 gene encoding 3-ketoacyl-CoA synthase 19: protein MELFSLPSLFLLSTLFVFYISKFLNKRSQRNCYMLHYECFKGKDERKLDTETCAKVVERNKHLGLEEYRFLLRTMASSGIGEETYGPINVLQGREASPTLLDAYSEMDEIMFETLDKLFHKTKGFVSPSDIDILVVNVSLFAPSPSLTSRVINRYKMREDIKSFNLSGLGCSASVISIDIVQRIFETRENAFALVVSTETMGPHWYCGKDRSMMLSNCLFRAGGSSVLLTNAARFKNRALMKLVTVARAHVGAEDEAYSCCMQMEDKDGHPGFLLTKYLKKAASRALTKNLQVLLPRVLPVKELIRYAIVRAIKRRTTTKRESTSSGIGLDLKTGLQHFCIHPGGRAIIEGVGTSLGLTEFDIEPSRMALHRFGNTSSGGLWYVLGYMEAKKRLKKGDKILMMSMGAGFESNNCVWEVLKNLDGKNVWEDSMDRYPELSKIPNPFVEKYDWINDDTMSFIRV from the coding sequence ATGGAGCTCTTTTCACTCCCTTCTCTGTTCCTTCTCTCCACACTCTTCGTCTTCTACATCTCCAAGTTTCTCAACAAAAGAAGCCAAAGAAACTGTTACATGCTTCACTACGAGTGCTTCAAGGGCAAAGACGAGAGAAAACTCGACACCGAGACGTGCGCCAAGGTCGTTGAACGAAACAAGCACTTAGGTCTCGAAGAGTACAGGTTCCTTCTACGCACGATGGCTAGCTCAGGGATCGGAGAAGAAACCTATGGCCCGATAAACGTCCTCCAAGGCAGGGAAGCCTCTCCTACTCTCCTCGACGCTTACTCCGAGATGGACGAGATCATGTTCGAAACCCTAGACAAGCTTTTCCACAAGACAAAAGGCTTTGTCTCTCCTTCCGACATAGACATTCTCGTCGTCAACGTCTCTCTCTTCGCTCCGTCTCCTTCTCTGACCTCGCGCGTCATCAACAGATACAAGATGAGAGAAGACATCAAATCCTTTAACCTCTCGGGGCTAGGGTGTAGCGCGAGCGTTATATCGATAGATATAGTGCAACGCATTttcgaaacgcgggaaaacgcgtttgcGCTCGTGGTGAGCACCGAGACGATGGGTCCTCACTGGTATTGCGGTAAAGATAGGTCGATGATGTTGTCAAACTGTTTATTCCGTGCTGGAGGAAGCTCTGTGCTGTTAACCAACGCGGCTAGGTTCAAGAACAGGGCTCTGATGAAGCTAGTGACTGTGGCACGTGCCCACGTAGGGGCTGAAGACGAGGCTTACTCGTGCTGCATGCAGATGGAGGACAAAGATGGCCACCCAGGGTTCCTCCTAACGAAGTACCTTAAAAAAGCAGCTTCTCGTGCCCTAACCAAGAACCTCCAAGTCCTCCTGCCAAGAGTCTTGCCAGTCAAGGAACTGATCCGCTACGCGATAGTACGTGCGATTAAACGAAGAACCACCACAAAAAGAGAGTCTACGAGCTCGGGGATAGGTCTAGACTTGAAGACAGGGCTGCAGCATTTTTGTATTCACCCTGGAGGAAGAGCTATTATCGAAGGGGTCGGAACAAGCTTAGGGCTCACGGAGTTTGATATTGAGCCGTCGAGAATGGCGCTTCATAGGTTCGGTAATACATCCTCTGGTGGTTTGTGGTATGTTCTTGGTTATATGGAAGCTAAGAAGAGGTTAAAGAAAGGTGACAAGATACTAATGATGAGTATGGGAGCTGGGTTCGAGTCTAACAACTGTGTTTGGGAGGTTCTTAAGAATCTTGATGGTAAAAATGTTTGGGAAGATTCCATGGATCGATATCCTGAACTGTCCAAGATCCCTAACCCGTTCGTTGAGAAGTATGACTGGATCAATGATGATACCATGAGCTTTATTCGTGTTTGA
- the LOC103850551 gene encoding phosphatidylinositol-3-phosphatase myotubularin-2 isoform X1 yields MTAPRNSSRRLRSLRYSSEKMEGTGSWDVLEWTKLDQASWSSSYSNLDCLLDSERITFECCGVILINTNEAGTLLLTNFRILFLREGTRDPLPLGTIPLVAIEKFNKTVQKVQSNRHQSTKNPPKRLLQVTGKDMRIIVYGFPPGTKQRRSLVDALLRCSNLERVWDLYAFTCGPSKFGNKNPKERLLNEYFRLLGKGSLRASMNMIKDGSFSVSNDCWRITDLNSNYNLCPTYPFALMVPKSISDEELTQASTFRAKSRLPVISWCHPGTGAVIARSSQPLVGLMMNMRSNFDEKLVASFCTQLAGHKGAPQKLYIADARPRKNALANGAMGGGSESSSNYLQSEIVFFGIDNIHAMRESFSRLRDYLDMHGTTSSDGTSSFLRHGGWTWGGGNLSSMSASVSLLGESGWLSHIQSILAGVAWIAARVAMESASVLVHCSDGWDRTTQLVSLACLLLDPYYRTFAGFQALVEKDWLAFGHPFSDRIGMPNVAGSGSFELPIQSSSASSFPSSPVRQTSGSAATQSPGSSHGLNNYSPIFLQWVDCVSQLMRMYPCAFEFSPTFLVDFTDCLLSCRFGNFLCNSEKERQECRITESSGCLWAYLTDLRSFGGTSHAHCNPLYDPSRYNGALLPPAAALAPTLWPQFHLRWACPVEPDASETEVQCRAMSVKHLEMKKGKEEAERKVDALSSTVESLSEELRKERNISRAAKESAKRAIKERGVISRAVQSLGCKVNFTRSGDCTVEVEDGPQKCSHSIPHDVSESISSSVSEDKVCEALLCPLRAREGTCRWPDAGCCAQNGSQFVGLKANFEAFEKLSIYDSYFTAE; encoded by the exons ATGACGGCGCCGAGAAACTCCTCTAGGCGATTACGATCGCTGCGATATTCGTCGGAGAAGATGGAAGGTACCGGAAGCTGGGACGTGCTTGAATGGACCAAACTCGAT CAAGCTTCTTGGTCAAGCTCGTACTCAAACTTGGATTGCTTGCTGGATTCTGAGAGGATCACCTTCGAG TGTTGTGGAGTTATACTCATAAACACCAATGAAGCAGGGACCCTCTTACTCACAAATTTCCGTATTCTGTTTTTG AGGGAAGGAACCAGAGATCCTCTTCCACTTGGTACAATTCCACTGGTGGCTATTGAGAAGTTTAACAAAACG GTGCAGAAAGTTCAATCAAACAGACATCAGTCCACCAAGAATCCACCAAAACGTCTTTTACAGGTCACTG GCAAAGATATGAGGATAATTGTCTATGGTTTTCCCCCTGGAACCAAGCAG AGACGTTCTCTAGTTGATGCACTATTGAGGTGTAGCAATCTAGAGAGAGTATGGGATCTTTATGCTTTTACATGCGGGCCTTCCAAATTCGGTAACAAAAACCCAAAGGAAAGATTGCTTAACGAGTATTTTCGACTTCTCGGAAAAGGTTCATTGCGAGCGTCAATGAATATGATTAAAGACGGTTCATTCTCAGTTTCCAATGACTGTTGGCGGATAACTGACTTGAACTCGAATTATAACTTGTGTCCGACTTATCCATTTGCTTTGATGGTTCCAAAATCCATTAG TGATGAAGAGCTGACCCAAGCGTCTACTTTCCGGGCAAAAAGTCGCCTGCCCGTGATCTCGTGGTGCCATCCAG GAACTGGAGCTGTGATTGCTCGCTCTTCACAACCTTTAGTTGGTCtgatgatgaacatgaggaG TAACTTTGATGAAAAACTTGTTGCTTCATTCTGCACTCAGTTAGCTGGTCACAAGGGAGCACCACA GAAGCTTTACATCGCAGATGCAAGACCTAGGAAAAATGCGTTAGCAAATGGAGCAATGGGAGGAGGCTCAGAATCATCTTCAAATTATTTGCAATCTGAA ATTGTGTTCTTTGGGATAGACAACATACATGCAATGAGAGAGAGCTTTTCCCGCCTTAGGGATTATTTAGATATGCACGGTACAACATCATCCGATGGGACGTCATCATTCTTG AGACATGGTGGCTGGACTTGGGGTGGAGGTAATCTTAGTAGTATGTCTGCTTCAGTATCCTTGCTTGGAGAAAGTGGTTGGTTGAGCCACATCCAGAGCATCTTAGCTGGTGTGGCTTGGATTGCTGCACGTGTTGCTATGGAGTCAGCATCAGTTCTTGTGCACTGCAG TGATGGATGGGACAGAACAACTCAGCTGGTTTCTCTTGCATGCTTATTGCTTGATCCATACTATAGAACATTTGCTGGGTTTCAG GCTCTTGTCGAAAAGGATTGGTTAGCATTCGGTCACCCATTTTCAGATCGTATAGGAATGCCCAACGTTGCTGGATCTGGTAGTTTTGAGCTACCAATTCAATCTTCTTCCGCTAGTAGTTTCCCTTCATCTCCAGTGCGGCAAACTTCAGGATCAGCAGCTACTCAATCGCCTGGCTCTTCGCATGGCCTGAACAACTATTCTCCTATATTTTTGCAG TGGGTTGATTGCGTTTCACAGCTAATGCGGATGTATCCTTGTGCTTTCGAGTTTTCTCCG ACTTTCCTGGTAGATTTCACGGACTGCTTGCTTTCATGTCGTTTTGGAAACTTCTTGTGCAACAG TGAAAAGGAGAGGCAAGAATGTAGGATTACTGAATCCAGCGGATGCCTATGGGCTTACTTAACTGATTTGCGTTCCTTTGGTGGAACTTCTCATGCACATTGCAACCCGCTTTATGATCCTTCAAGATATAACGGCGCATTGTTACCTCCTGCTGCAGCTCTAGCCCCGACTCTCTGGCCCCAGTTCCACCTTCGCTGGGCCTGCCCTGTGGAACCGGATGCTTCGGAAACTGAGGTTCAGTGTAGAGCCATGTCCGTTAAGCATTTAGAGATGAAAAAG GGGAAAGAAGAAGCAGAGAGGAAGGTAGATGCTTTATCCTCTACGGTGGAGTCACTGAGCGAAGAGTTGCGCAAAGAAAGGAATATAAGTCGTGCAGCTAAAGAATCAGCAAAGAGAGCTATCAAAGAGCGCGGTGTCATATCGAGAGCCGTGCAGTCACTAGGATGCAAGGTGAACTTCACAAGGAGCGGAGACTGCACAGTTGAAGTAGAAGACGGGCCGCAGAAATGTTCTCACTCAATTCCCCATGATGTCTCGGAATCTATCTCATCATCAGTGAGTGAAGACAAAGTTTGCGAAGCGTTGTTGTGTCCGTTGCGTGCCAGAGAAGGAACTTGTCGATGGCCTGATGCGGGTTGTTGTGCTCAGAACGGGAGCCAGTTTGTTGGGTTGAAAGCAAACTTCGAGGCGTTTGAGAAACTCTCCATCTACGATAGCTACTTCACAGCTGAATGA
- the LOC103850551 gene encoding phosphatidylinositol-3-phosphatase myotubularin-2 isoform X3, which translates to MTAPRNSSRRLRSLRYSSEKMEGTGSWDVLEWTKLDQASWSSSYSNLDCLLDSERITFECCGVILINTNEAGTLLLTNFRILFLREGTRDPLPLGTIPLVAIEKFNKTVQKVQSNRHQSTKNPPKRLLQVTGKDMRIIVYGFPPGTKQRRSLVDALLRCSNLERVWDLYAFTCGPSKFGNKNPKERLLNEYFRLLGKGSLRASMNMIKDGSFSVSNDCWRITDLNSNYNLCPTYPFALMVPKSISDEELTQASTFRAKSRLPVISWCHPGTGAVIARSSQPLVGLMMNMRRKLYIADARPRKNALANGAMGGGSESSSNYLQSEIVFFGIDNIHAMRESFSRLRDYLDMHGTTSSDGTSSFLRHGGWTWGGGNLSSMSASVSLLGESGWLSHIQSILAGVAWIAARVAMESASVLVHCSDGWDRTTQLVSLACLLLDPYYRTFAGFQALVEKDWLAFGHPFSDRIGMPNVAGSGSFELPIQSSSASSFPSSPVRQTSGSAATQSPGSSHGLNNYSPIFLQWVDCVSQLMRMYPCAFEFSPTFLVDFTDCLLSCRFGNFLCNSEKERQECRITESSGCLWAYLTDLRSFGGTSHAHCNPLYDPSRYNGALLPPAAALAPTLWPQFHLRWACPVEPDASETEVQCRAMSVKHLEMKKGKEEAERKVDALSSTVESLSEELRKERNISRAAKESAKRAIKERGVISRAVQSLGCKVNFTRSGDCTVEVEDGPQKCSHSIPHDVSESISSSVSEDKVCEALLCPLRAREGTCRWPDAGCCAQNGSQFVGLKANFEAFEKLSIYDSYFTAE; encoded by the exons ATGACGGCGCCGAGAAACTCCTCTAGGCGATTACGATCGCTGCGATATTCGTCGGAGAAGATGGAAGGTACCGGAAGCTGGGACGTGCTTGAATGGACCAAACTCGAT CAAGCTTCTTGGTCAAGCTCGTACTCAAACTTGGATTGCTTGCTGGATTCTGAGAGGATCACCTTCGAG TGTTGTGGAGTTATACTCATAAACACCAATGAAGCAGGGACCCTCTTACTCACAAATTTCCGTATTCTGTTTTTG AGGGAAGGAACCAGAGATCCTCTTCCACTTGGTACAATTCCACTGGTGGCTATTGAGAAGTTTAACAAAACG GTGCAGAAAGTTCAATCAAACAGACATCAGTCCACCAAGAATCCACCAAAACGTCTTTTACAGGTCACTG GCAAAGATATGAGGATAATTGTCTATGGTTTTCCCCCTGGAACCAAGCAG AGACGTTCTCTAGTTGATGCACTATTGAGGTGTAGCAATCTAGAGAGAGTATGGGATCTTTATGCTTTTACATGCGGGCCTTCCAAATTCGGTAACAAAAACCCAAAGGAAAGATTGCTTAACGAGTATTTTCGACTTCTCGGAAAAGGTTCATTGCGAGCGTCAATGAATATGATTAAAGACGGTTCATTCTCAGTTTCCAATGACTGTTGGCGGATAACTGACTTGAACTCGAATTATAACTTGTGTCCGACTTATCCATTTGCTTTGATGGTTCCAAAATCCATTAG TGATGAAGAGCTGACCCAAGCGTCTACTTTCCGGGCAAAAAGTCGCCTGCCCGTGATCTCGTGGTGCCATCCAG GAACTGGAGCTGTGATTGCTCGCTCTTCACAACCTTTAGTTGGTCtgatgatgaacatgaggaG GAAGCTTTACATCGCAGATGCAAGACCTAGGAAAAATGCGTTAGCAAATGGAGCAATGGGAGGAGGCTCAGAATCATCTTCAAATTATTTGCAATCTGAA ATTGTGTTCTTTGGGATAGACAACATACATGCAATGAGAGAGAGCTTTTCCCGCCTTAGGGATTATTTAGATATGCACGGTACAACATCATCCGATGGGACGTCATCATTCTTG AGACATGGTGGCTGGACTTGGGGTGGAGGTAATCTTAGTAGTATGTCTGCTTCAGTATCCTTGCTTGGAGAAAGTGGTTGGTTGAGCCACATCCAGAGCATCTTAGCTGGTGTGGCTTGGATTGCTGCACGTGTTGCTATGGAGTCAGCATCAGTTCTTGTGCACTGCAG TGATGGATGGGACAGAACAACTCAGCTGGTTTCTCTTGCATGCTTATTGCTTGATCCATACTATAGAACATTTGCTGGGTTTCAG GCTCTTGTCGAAAAGGATTGGTTAGCATTCGGTCACCCATTTTCAGATCGTATAGGAATGCCCAACGTTGCTGGATCTGGTAGTTTTGAGCTACCAATTCAATCTTCTTCCGCTAGTAGTTTCCCTTCATCTCCAGTGCGGCAAACTTCAGGATCAGCAGCTACTCAATCGCCTGGCTCTTCGCATGGCCTGAACAACTATTCTCCTATATTTTTGCAG TGGGTTGATTGCGTTTCACAGCTAATGCGGATGTATCCTTGTGCTTTCGAGTTTTCTCCG ACTTTCCTGGTAGATTTCACGGACTGCTTGCTTTCATGTCGTTTTGGAAACTTCTTGTGCAACAG TGAAAAGGAGAGGCAAGAATGTAGGATTACTGAATCCAGCGGATGCCTATGGGCTTACTTAACTGATTTGCGTTCCTTTGGTGGAACTTCTCATGCACATTGCAACCCGCTTTATGATCCTTCAAGATATAACGGCGCATTGTTACCTCCTGCTGCAGCTCTAGCCCCGACTCTCTGGCCCCAGTTCCACCTTCGCTGGGCCTGCCCTGTGGAACCGGATGCTTCGGAAACTGAGGTTCAGTGTAGAGCCATGTCCGTTAAGCATTTAGAGATGAAAAAG GGGAAAGAAGAAGCAGAGAGGAAGGTAGATGCTTTATCCTCTACGGTGGAGTCACTGAGCGAAGAGTTGCGCAAAGAAAGGAATATAAGTCGTGCAGCTAAAGAATCAGCAAAGAGAGCTATCAAAGAGCGCGGTGTCATATCGAGAGCCGTGCAGTCACTAGGATGCAAGGTGAACTTCACAAGGAGCGGAGACTGCACAGTTGAAGTAGAAGACGGGCCGCAGAAATGTTCTCACTCAATTCCCCATGATGTCTCGGAATCTATCTCATCATCAGTGAGTGAAGACAAAGTTTGCGAAGCGTTGTTGTGTCCGTTGCGTGCCAGAGAAGGAACTTGTCGATGGCCTGATGCGGGTTGTTGTGCTCAGAACGGGAGCCAGTTTGTTGGGTTGAAAGCAAACTTCGAGGCGTTTGAGAAACTCTCCATCTACGATAGCTACTTCACAGCTGAATGA
- the LOC103850551 gene encoding phosphatidylinositol-3-phosphatase myotubularin-2 isoform X2, translating into MTAPRNSSRRLRSLRYSSEKMEGTGSWDVLEWTKLDQASWSSSYSNLDCLLDSERITFECCGVILINTNEAGTLLLTNFRILFLREGTRDPLPLGTIPLVAIEKFNKTKVQSNRHQSTKNPPKRLLQVTGKDMRIIVYGFPPGTKQRRSLVDALLRCSNLERVWDLYAFTCGPSKFGNKNPKERLLNEYFRLLGKGSLRASMNMIKDGSFSVSNDCWRITDLNSNYNLCPTYPFALMVPKSISDEELTQASTFRAKSRLPVISWCHPGTGAVIARSSQPLVGLMMNMRSNFDEKLVASFCTQLAGHKGAPQKLYIADARPRKNALANGAMGGGSESSSNYLQSEIVFFGIDNIHAMRESFSRLRDYLDMHGTTSSDGTSSFLRHGGWTWGGGNLSSMSASVSLLGESGWLSHIQSILAGVAWIAARVAMESASVLVHCSDGWDRTTQLVSLACLLLDPYYRTFAGFQALVEKDWLAFGHPFSDRIGMPNVAGSGSFELPIQSSSASSFPSSPVRQTSGSAATQSPGSSHGLNNYSPIFLQWVDCVSQLMRMYPCAFEFSPTFLVDFTDCLLSCRFGNFLCNSEKERQECRITESSGCLWAYLTDLRSFGGTSHAHCNPLYDPSRYNGALLPPAAALAPTLWPQFHLRWACPVEPDASETEVQCRAMSVKHLEMKKGKEEAERKVDALSSTVESLSEELRKERNISRAAKESAKRAIKERGVISRAVQSLGCKVNFTRSGDCTVEVEDGPQKCSHSIPHDVSESISSSVSEDKVCEALLCPLRAREGTCRWPDAGCCAQNGSQFVGLKANFEAFEKLSIYDSYFTAE; encoded by the exons ATGACGGCGCCGAGAAACTCCTCTAGGCGATTACGATCGCTGCGATATTCGTCGGAGAAGATGGAAGGTACCGGAAGCTGGGACGTGCTTGAATGGACCAAACTCGAT CAAGCTTCTTGGTCAAGCTCGTACTCAAACTTGGATTGCTTGCTGGATTCTGAGAGGATCACCTTCGAG TGTTGTGGAGTTATACTCATAAACACCAATGAAGCAGGGACCCTCTTACTCACAAATTTCCGTATTCTGTTTTTG AGGGAAGGAACCAGAGATCCTCTTCCACTTGGTACAATTCCACTGGTGGCTATTGAGAAGTTTAACAAAACG AAAGTTCAATCAAACAGACATCAGTCCACCAAGAATCCACCAAAACGTCTTTTACAGGTCACTG GCAAAGATATGAGGATAATTGTCTATGGTTTTCCCCCTGGAACCAAGCAG AGACGTTCTCTAGTTGATGCACTATTGAGGTGTAGCAATCTAGAGAGAGTATGGGATCTTTATGCTTTTACATGCGGGCCTTCCAAATTCGGTAACAAAAACCCAAAGGAAAGATTGCTTAACGAGTATTTTCGACTTCTCGGAAAAGGTTCATTGCGAGCGTCAATGAATATGATTAAAGACGGTTCATTCTCAGTTTCCAATGACTGTTGGCGGATAACTGACTTGAACTCGAATTATAACTTGTGTCCGACTTATCCATTTGCTTTGATGGTTCCAAAATCCATTAG TGATGAAGAGCTGACCCAAGCGTCTACTTTCCGGGCAAAAAGTCGCCTGCCCGTGATCTCGTGGTGCCATCCAG GAACTGGAGCTGTGATTGCTCGCTCTTCACAACCTTTAGTTGGTCtgatgatgaacatgaggaG TAACTTTGATGAAAAACTTGTTGCTTCATTCTGCACTCAGTTAGCTGGTCACAAGGGAGCACCACA GAAGCTTTACATCGCAGATGCAAGACCTAGGAAAAATGCGTTAGCAAATGGAGCAATGGGAGGAGGCTCAGAATCATCTTCAAATTATTTGCAATCTGAA ATTGTGTTCTTTGGGATAGACAACATACATGCAATGAGAGAGAGCTTTTCCCGCCTTAGGGATTATTTAGATATGCACGGTACAACATCATCCGATGGGACGTCATCATTCTTG AGACATGGTGGCTGGACTTGGGGTGGAGGTAATCTTAGTAGTATGTCTGCTTCAGTATCCTTGCTTGGAGAAAGTGGTTGGTTGAGCCACATCCAGAGCATCTTAGCTGGTGTGGCTTGGATTGCTGCACGTGTTGCTATGGAGTCAGCATCAGTTCTTGTGCACTGCAG TGATGGATGGGACAGAACAACTCAGCTGGTTTCTCTTGCATGCTTATTGCTTGATCCATACTATAGAACATTTGCTGGGTTTCAG GCTCTTGTCGAAAAGGATTGGTTAGCATTCGGTCACCCATTTTCAGATCGTATAGGAATGCCCAACGTTGCTGGATCTGGTAGTTTTGAGCTACCAATTCAATCTTCTTCCGCTAGTAGTTTCCCTTCATCTCCAGTGCGGCAAACTTCAGGATCAGCAGCTACTCAATCGCCTGGCTCTTCGCATGGCCTGAACAACTATTCTCCTATATTTTTGCAG TGGGTTGATTGCGTTTCACAGCTAATGCGGATGTATCCTTGTGCTTTCGAGTTTTCTCCG ACTTTCCTGGTAGATTTCACGGACTGCTTGCTTTCATGTCGTTTTGGAAACTTCTTGTGCAACAG TGAAAAGGAGAGGCAAGAATGTAGGATTACTGAATCCAGCGGATGCCTATGGGCTTACTTAACTGATTTGCGTTCCTTTGGTGGAACTTCTCATGCACATTGCAACCCGCTTTATGATCCTTCAAGATATAACGGCGCATTGTTACCTCCTGCTGCAGCTCTAGCCCCGACTCTCTGGCCCCAGTTCCACCTTCGCTGGGCCTGCCCTGTGGAACCGGATGCTTCGGAAACTGAGGTTCAGTGTAGAGCCATGTCCGTTAAGCATTTAGAGATGAAAAAG GGGAAAGAAGAAGCAGAGAGGAAGGTAGATGCTTTATCCTCTACGGTGGAGTCACTGAGCGAAGAGTTGCGCAAAGAAAGGAATATAAGTCGTGCAGCTAAAGAATCAGCAAAGAGAGCTATCAAAGAGCGCGGTGTCATATCGAGAGCCGTGCAGTCACTAGGATGCAAGGTGAACTTCACAAGGAGCGGAGACTGCACAGTTGAAGTAGAAGACGGGCCGCAGAAATGTTCTCACTCAATTCCCCATGATGTCTCGGAATCTATCTCATCATCAGTGAGTGAAGACAAAGTTTGCGAAGCGTTGTTGTGTCCGTTGCGTGCCAGAGAAGGAACTTGTCGATGGCCTGATGCGGGTTGTTGTGCTCAGAACGGGAGCCAGTTTGTTGGGTTGAAAGCAAACTTCGAGGCGTTTGAGAAACTCTCCATCTACGATAGCTACTTCACAGCTGAATGA